A genomic region of Phragmites australis chromosome 2, lpPhrAust1.1, whole genome shotgun sequence contains the following coding sequences:
- the LOC133910119 gene encoding probable indole-3-acetic acid-amido synthetase GH3.1 — protein sequence MPEAPTVKTTPPACGYAPGAHREALEFIEQVTANAGQVQRRVLAEILSQNSPAEYVRRYGVSGSPDAVDAFRRLVPLVTYEDLQPDILRIANGDTSPILSGKPISEFLTSSGTSGGERKLMPTIADELDRRSLLYSLQMPVMTQSVPGLDKGKAMYLLFVKAESRTPGGLVARPVLTSYYRSRQFLERPHDPYTAYTSPNEAILCVDSYQSMYAQLLCGLVHRADVLRVGAVFASGFLRAIRFLEKHWPRLCLDIRAGALDPEITDRAVRGAVGRVLRADPALADEIEAECSRPSWEGIIRRLWPRTKYIDVIVTGAMSQYIPMLEFYGGGLPLACTMYASSECYFGLNLNPMCKPSDVAYTLIPTMCYFEFLPLHSDHSGKAKAEPSHRDLVDLVDVKLGHEYELVVTTYSGLCRYRVGDVLRVAGFKNKAPMFSFVRRQNVALSIDSDKTDETELHAAVSGAVQHLAPFGASLVEYTSYADAATIPGHYVLFWELRACSTAVPASVFEDCCLSAEEALNSVYRQCRACDKSIGPLEIRIVAEGTFDKLMDYAISRGASINQYKAPRCVRPGPVVELLDARVQGKYFSPKCPKWSPGNKQWNNAKEVIGNGDA from the exons ATGCCTGAGGCACCGACGGTCAAGACAACCCCGCCGGCCTGCGGCTACGCCCCAGGGGCGCACCGCGAGGCGCTCGAGTTCATCGAGCAGGTCACGGCCAACGCCGGGCAGGTGCAGCGGCGCGTCCTTGCCGAGATACTGTCGCAGAACTCGCCAGCCGAGTACGTGCGCCGCTATGGCGTCTCGGGATCCCCCGACGCCGTCGATGCCTTCCGCCGTCTCGTCCCACTCGTCACCTACGAGGACCTCCAGCCAGACATACTCCGCATTGCCAACGGCGACACCTCGCCGATCCTCTCGGGGAAACCCATTTCCGAGTTCCTCACAAG CTCTGGCACGTCCGGAGGGGAGAGGAAGCTGATGCCGACCATTGCCGACGAGCTGGACAGGAGGTCGTTGTTGTACAGCCTACAGATGCCGGTGATGACCCAGTCGGTGCCTGGGCTCGACAAGGGCAAGGCGATGTACCTGCTCTTCGTCAAGGCCGAGTCGCGCACGCCGGGCGGGCTCGTGGCGCGGCCGGTGCTAACGAGCTACTACCGGAGCCGGCAATTCCTCGAGCGGCCGCACGACCCCTACACCGCGTACACGAGCCCCAACGAGGCCATCCTGTGCGTGGACTCGTACCAGAGCATGTACGCGCAGCTGCTCTGCGGCCTCGTCCACCGCGCCGACGTGCTGCGCGTGGGCGCCGTGTTCGCCTCGGGCTTCCTCCGCGCCATACGCTTCCTCGAGAAGCACTGGCCGCGACTGTGCCTGGACATCCGCGCGGGCGCGCTCGACCCTGAGATCACCGACCGCGCCGTGCGCGGCGCCGTCGGGAGGGTGCTCCGCGCCGACCCGGCGCTTGCCGACGAGATCGAGGCTGAGTGCAGCAGGCCGTCGTGGGAGGGCATCATCCGGCGTCTGTGGCCCCGCACCAAGTACATCGATGTGATCGTGACCGGCGCCATGTCTCAGTACATCCCGATGCTGGAGTTCTACGGCGGCGGCCTGCCGCTCGCGTGCACCATGTACGCCTCTTCGGAGTGCTACTTCGGTCTCAACCTGAACCCCATGTGCAAGCCCAGCGACGTCGCATACACGCTTATCCCCACCATGTGTTACTTTGAGTTCCTTCCTCTCCATAGCGACCATAGCGGCAAAGCCAAGGCCGAGCCGAGCCACCGCGACCTGGTGGACCTCGTGGATGTGAAGCTCGGTCACGAGTACGAGCTCGTGGTTACCACCTACTCCG GGTTGTGTCGTTATCGCGTGGGCGACGTGCTAAGGGTGGCGGGCTTCAAGAACAAGGCGCCGATGTTCAGTTTCGTCAGGCGGCAGAACGTGGCGCTGAGCATCGACTCCGACAAGACGGACGAGACGGAGCTGCACGCGGCTGTGAGCGGCGCGGTGCAGCACCTGGCGCCGTTCGGCGCGTCGCTGGTGGAGTACACTAGCTACGCGGACGCGGCCACCATCCCGGGCCACTACGTCCTGTTCTGGGAGCTGCGCGCGTGCAGCACGGCCGTGCCGGCTTCCGTGTTTGAGGACTGCTGCCTGTCGGCCGAGGAGGCTCTGAACAGCGTGTACCGGCAGTGCCGCGCGTGCGACAAGTCCATCGGCCCCCTTGAGATACGCATCGTGGCGGAGGGCACCTTCGACAAGCTCATGGACTACGCGATCAGCCGCGGCGCGTCCATCAACCAGTACAAGGCGCCGCGGTGCGTGCGCCCCGGGCCGGTCGTGGAGCTGCTCGACGCGAGGGTTCAGGGCAAGTACTTCAGCCCCAAGTGCCCCAAGTGGAGCCCCGGGAACAAGCAATGGAACAACGCCAAGGAGGTGATCGGCAACGGAGACGCCTGA